The sequence actttGTACACAGTTTCCTTGAGATATGAGTATTAAATCTGACATGGGTGCCCAAGAAAAAAACTTCCTGTTACCGTATAAAATGGGAAATACTTTTCATCATTATGCTGATGTGCTTGGTAACCAcgctttttcttaaaatagtatTTGCGACAGTTTTAAAGGGTAAAATGGATCAAAATCAATGCAAGGATTTTCCTGAATAATAATTGCTGACTTTTCTTACATAAAATAAGTTTCAAAATTGCCTGGTTTCCAAGCTATTGTTAATTTTCATATACGTTCTAAGTCCTTTAAAAAGTTTCTTGGGCAATTAAAAAGCCATATTGTGAACGCGAGGATTTCTGTGAAGACTTTATGTCGATGGTCTTTCAAATTATGCTCATAAtcgtataaatacacattacagATATGTGGGTGGTTACCAAGCAGCACAGGCCGCTCCAGCTTATCAGTTGTTTATTTAATCAAATAATACGATCTGTATTTCATCATAATAGCAAATATATGTTATAACTGTGAGTAGCTATACAGGAGATAGACTTGTCCTACAATTTCTCTGTGGTCAGGAGCCTGCTGTGGTGCAATACAAAGAAACCAAGTAGTTGTCCCAGTTCAACTGTCGGACACTGGACACTGTTTATATACATTACAAATGAGTCATTTTCTGcagttgcatttgcatttgcaGAGATCAGTGCAAGGCAAGCTCGCCTTTGCACATTTACATCTTGAACACTGAGCTTTACAAGAGCACTTGACAAGTTTTTGGCATGATCTAGACACTTCCGGGAGTGTAAGCCAGACGGGAGCCCAACAGCCATCCTCTTTCTTCCAGCCAAACCTATCAGGCGATGGGATGTTCTGCTGGTGATCGTCACTGGTAGCCCAAATCCCAGCTTGATATAttgatctttttacatgttgGAGGAGTGCATCCTTAAAGGAAGAGAAAATAGATAATGACGAATACTATAAGAGAGAAGATctgataaaaacacaaaaacaccaAATTCTGAATGGTCTCTTACGAGAGttcagaaaaaaggaaaatctgCAAGAGCTGGATGCTTACGAAAAAGATCACACAAAGAGCCGTTATTGTATctgaaaaatgtttgcatataTTTTTGTCACCTTTGTAGGAGGCAGCTTATCCATTGCTCTGTTATGCTTACAGAACAGTTCCTTTCTCGCTTCATCGACGGAGTTGTAAGGGCACGTCTTGTCATACATAATGACTGTCATTCTCTCAATCTTCCGGAAATTCTCCGAATCAACATCCAGATGCTGGAAGGGGTTCTCAGCAAGGGACACAAGTGTTGGAGTAACTTCGTTGTACAGCTGCCAGGCTTGCCAAGCAGACTGCTTACCCTTTCCAACGAAGGCCGAGGTTGTATCGCAACCGCTAAGTGCGTGAAACACAGGAAGACAACGTGCTCTGGTCTCTCCGAGGGAAACGCATACTCTGTTGACGCTAATAAAATGGAAGTGCTTTCCCATTCCAAAGGCAATCCAAATTTCTGCATCCATTCTCTCTGCGATCAGTCGGTCAACCTTTCCCACCAGAATAACAACAACGTCGGTGTCTACAGTCCGTATAAGAACACTTGTACAGCCTGACTGTAGGGCGTGTAACACATGAATTACAATTCTGGTGTCAGCCTCTTCATGGTTGCACGGAGGCATGGGGGTTGCTGCGGACCCACACGATGTTACAGACTGTCCTGAAAGGGCAAAAGTAAAAACTGAACATAGGTATCAAAATAATACGCCCGGTGCTACTCTGCAGGAATGCCCACACTTACCAGATGTAATATGGAGAGCCTTTCCAGCCGGAACATTGATGCCAGTTACTTTAGAACTGAGAAACCAAAACAACTCTGTTTTGTTGGCCGGATCTCTTAGAAATTGTGACCAGTTGGGCGGGAGCTTCGTCTTACCAGCCACCTTCCTTCGCACTCCTAGTCCACGCTTTTCCCTTGTTGACGCCTTCAGACTGTCAGGTGTGTAGGCATCCCACACAATGTCTACTCTAGGGGAGTGTTGAAGCTGGGAAAGCACATATGGAATGAATACCAGATCTGCGTATTCATCAAAGGTAGAGGCGGCGCTCGTTGGCAGGCTGTGTACGATCACTGCGCCATCTAAAACTCTAGATTGAAACCTCATTGGTGGGACCGAGTGCTCCTCCTTAACAAGGCACTTAAGTAGCTCTGACTTTGTACCAGGAAGATATAGATTCCCAAGATCAGAGAGGGAGGGTGGAAAGGCCTGGACTTCGTGAGAGAAAAACTCATCCA is a genomic window of Acropora muricata isolate sample 2 chromosome 8, ASM3666990v1, whole genome shotgun sequence containing:
- the LOC136925241 gene encoding uncharacterized protein, producing MVKHGMDVIRDAIALVNPGQIPVIAFDQPLFTIAKTVQWKWPDTHGEAKFVVMLGGLHLEMALWNTLGDLLDGTGWTTALAEADVASSGVADSFLKASHLTRTRHAHQVTVLTLHTLKKEGFQLHLAAENAGSSSMRSWEDELVKRSPTFFFWNTVLRYETLILILVRAERERNFPLYVEVLEQLVHLFFALDHVNYARWTPIHIRDMKCLPDSIRSEFGEQGHWVLSKTGSPFSAIAIDQAHEQENKKIKTTGGAVGLTENPVAFRRWMLSGPETARLLDQFEEAYLTAEDPDNSLNPKNHEMGQASQKTFQQQVNNLCDVIKCMGNPFLDDFPELVTLHSRDCVDPEVAESFRGLESTGNVQYQAFIKDVVTAHTKPIHDTIKKNNLSLFKRSGKKKPTNQGKKIKMLTNNVALFAQLYVAMQSRDGDLDEFFSHEVQAFPPSLSDLGNLYLPGTKSELLKCLVKEEHSVPPMRFQSRVLDGAVIVHSLPTSAASTFDEYADLVFIPYVLSQLQHSPRVDIVWDAYTPDSLKASTREKRGLGVRRKVAGKTKLPPNWSQFLRDPANKTELFWFLSSKVTGINVPAGKALHITSGQSVTSCGSAATPMPPCNHEEADTRIVIHVLHALQSGCTSVLIRTVDTDVVVILVGKVDRLIAERMDAEIWIAFGMGKHFHFISVNRVCVSLGETRARCLPVFHALSGCDTTSAFVGKGKQSAWQAWQLYNEVTPTLVSLAENPFQHLDVDSENFRKIERMTVIMYDKTCPYNSVDEARKELFCKHNRAMDKLPPTKDALLQHVKRSIYQAGIWATSDDHQQNIPSPDRFGWKKEDGCWAPVWLTLPEVSRSCQKLVKCSCKAQCSRCKCAKASLPCTDLCKCKCNCRK